The Coffea eugenioides isolate CCC68of chromosome 8, Ceug_1.0, whole genome shotgun sequence genome has a segment encoding these proteins:
- the LOC113779268 gene encoding 26S proteasome non-ATPase regulatory subunit 13 homolog A: protein MAALQYLETLRNVHPELSEWYDSLADLYQRKLWHQLTQKLEQFVALSVFQAGDTLIQLYHNFIADFETKINLLKLAHFAVIVSRQYSEREAAISYLEGVIEKLRNTRELRIEEPILYIKMQKALLKLQQGDQKECKKLLDEGKSTLDSMTDIDPSVYASYYWVSSQYYKARQEFAEFYKSALLFLAYTSVETLSDSFKLDLAFDLSLSALLGENIYNFGELLAHPIIKSLLGTKVEWLYYILEAFNTGDLVRYQELCNVHRAALSSQPALVQNEKKLMEKINILCLMEIIFSRPSEDRTIPLSLIAERTKLSVEDVEFLLMKSLSVHLIEGVIDQVDGLVHVTWVQPRVLGIPQIKSLRDRLDNWVGKVHTALVSVEAETPDLVAA from the exons ATGGCGGCACTCCAGTATCTGGAGACCCTCAGGAATGTCCATCCCGAGCTCTCCGAGTGGTACGACTCCCTCGCAGATCTGTACCAGCGCAAGCTCTGGCATCAGCTCACTCAGAAGCTCGAGCAATTCGTGGCTCTTTCCGTGTTTCAG GCTGGGGATACTTTGATACAGTTGTATCATAATTTCATTGCCGATTTTGAGACGAAAATTAATCTTCTCAAGCTTGCACATTTTGCCGTTATAGTTTCTAGGCAGTACTCAGAGAGAGAAGCAGCTATTAGCTATCTTGAAGGGGTGATTGAAAAGCTTCGTAACACCAGAGAGTTGCGTATAGAGGAACCCATCCTCTATATTAAGATGCAGAAGGCTTTATTAAAGCTTCAGCAAGGGGATCAAAAAGAGTGTAAAAAACTTTTGGATGAAGGAAAGAGTACGCTTGATAGCATGACTGACATCGATCCATCTGTGTATGCGAGCTATTATTGGGTTTCATCTCAATATTACAAAGCTCGCCAAGAGTTTGCCGAGTTTTACAAGAGTGCCCTCCTTTTTCTGGCTTATACGTCAGTGGAAACTTTATCTGATTCGTTTAAGCTT GATTTGGCTTTTGATCTATCCCTATCAGCATTGCTGggagaaaacatttacaatttTGGGGAGCTGCTTGCGCATCCAATT ATCAAAAGTCTTTTGGGTACTAAGGTTGAGTGGCTGTATTATATCCTTGAAGCATTCAACACTGGTGATTTGGTTCGTTATCAAGAATTATGCAACGTTCATAGAGCTGCTCTTAGTTCTCAACCAGCACTGGTGCAGAATGAGAAAAAACTCATGGAGAAGATTAACATTCTCTGCTTGATGGAAATAATCTTCAG TCGACCATCTGAAGACAGAACGATCCCCTTAAGTCTGATTGCTGAGCGCACAAAACTTTCTGTAGAAGATGTGGAGTTTCTCCTGATGAAGAGCCTCTCT GTTCATTTAATTGAGGGAGTCATTGATCAAGTTGATGGACTAGTCCATGTTACCTGGGTGCAACCAAGAGTTCTAGGGATCCCTCAGATCAAATCTTTGCGGGACCGGCTGGATAATTGGGTGGGAAAAGTACATACTGCTTTGGTATCTGTTGAGGCAGAAACACCTGATTTAGTTGCTGCTTAA
- the LOC113779161 gene encoding 2-(3-amino-3-carboxypropyl)histidine synthase subunit 1 produces the protein MDQADPKSSDLLRLPPPAAASKARPKRFVKNQIPDSILNDAALNSAISVLPSNYNFEIHKCVWRVRSSAAKRVALQFPEGLLMYSLIISDILQTFTSVTHCFVLGDVTYGACCVDDLSAAALSADLLIHFGHSCLVPIDFTAIPCLYIFVEIFIDSNKLFNQIKLKFSSSENFSFILAGTIQFSHAIRAVKPELEKLGFRVLVPQAKPLSAGEVLGCTAPSVSINKEFTRVEREGKEENEEVIIFVADGRFHLEAFMIANPGVKTFRYDPFLGKLFLEEYDYDGMKEERRRAIERARGAKNWGLVLGTLGRQGNPRILERLEGKMTEKGLDWMVVLMSELSPQRIALFEDSVDAWVQIACPRLSIDWGDAFGKPLLTTFEAEIALGDLPGWWERKSKAGVELSCSSGSERSENKSCCASNSGDRKEKDEVVVDYPMDYYAQDGGEWNSCYTKKPTRNLRKNLQAATYTAST, from the coding sequence ATGGATCAAGCCGACCCGAAATCCAGCGACCTCCTCCGCCTTCCACCGCCAGCCGCCGCCTCCAAAGCCCGCCCCAAACGCTTTGTAAAAAACCAAATTCCGGACTCAATCCTGAACGACGCCGCTCTGAACTCTGCCATCTCCGTCTTACCATCCAATTACAATTTCGAAATCCACAAGTGCGTGTGGCGCGTTCGCTCCTCAGCCGCAAAGCGCGTTGCCCTCCAGTTCCCGGAAGGCCTTCTCATGTACTCTCTCATCATCTCCGATATCCTCCAGACCTTTACTTCCGTCACCCACTGCTTCGTCCTTGGTGACGTCACATACGGCGCGTGCTGCGTCGACGACCTCTCAGCCGCCGCTCTCTCCGCCGACCTGTTAATCCACTTCGGTCATAGTTGCCTTGTTCCCATTGATTTTACTGCTATTCCTTGCTTATATATATTCGTTGAGATATTTATTGATAGTAATAAATTGTTTAATCaaataaagctgaaattttcgagttctgaaaatttcagctttatttTAGCTGGGACCATACAATTTTCCCATGCTATTAGGGCTGTAAAGCCCGAGTTGgagaaattagggtttagggttttagttCCCCAGGCAAAACCCCTGTCCGCTGGGGAAGTACTGGGGTGCACTGCCCCTAGTGTGAGTATCAATAAAGAATTCACCCGTGTTGAGAGGGagggaaaggaggaaaatgaggAGGTTATAATATTTGTGGCGGATGGGAGGTTTCATTTGGAGGCGTTTATGATAGCAAATCCTGGGGTTAAAACATTTAGGTATGATCCGTTTTTGGGGAAGTTGTTTTTGGAGGAGTATGATTATGATGGAATGAAGGAGGAGAGAAGGAGGGCGATTGAGAGGGCAAGAGGGGCTAAGAATTGGGGGCTTGTGTTGGGGACGTTGGGGAGGCAAGGGAATCCGAGGATTTTGGAGAGGCTGGAAGGGAAGATGACGGAGAAAGGTTTGGATTGGATGGTGGTTTTGATGTCTGAGTTATCTCCTCAAAGGATTGCATTGTTTGAGGACTCAGTGGATGCTTGGGTTCAAATTGCTTGTCCAAGGTTGTCAATTGATTGGGGGGATGCATTTGGGAAGCCGCTTTTGACTACTTTTGAAGCAGAGATTGCTCTTGGTGATTTACCAGGGTGGTGGGAGAGGAAATCAAAGGCTGGTGTGGAGTTGAGTTGCAGCAGTGGATCAGAGCGTTCTGAGAATAAATCATGTTGTGCGAGTAATAGTGGAGATAGGAAGGAGAAGGATGAGGTTGTTGTGGATTATCCCATGGATTACTATGCTCAGGATGGTGGAGAATGGAATTCTTGTTACACTAAGAAGCCAACTCGCAATCTGCGTAAAAATTTACAGGCTGCTACTTACACTGCCAGTACCTGA